The Clostridium sp. DL-VIII DNA window ACAGACAATAGCAGATTCCAGTATGGATAATACCAAGTATCAGAAGATTTATTATCCCAGTATTCTCTAAACTGCCTATATGTATACCTGTTGTTGCGAACACATATGGAGTAAGAATAATAATTGCAGCAAAAAATTGTATTAAGGTTTTGTCAATACCAGTAACATTTTTAATAAATTTATTAAATAGCACAACAGTTGCGTAAAGTACTGCTGCACCTAGACCAAAACCTATACCAATAAGGTTATTACTATATTTTCCTATACCACTGACACCAATTACCATAATCAATCCTAATGTCGCCATAACAAAACATACCACTTGTTTAATTGTCAGCCTTTCTTTGAAGAAAATTGGGCATGCTGCCATAACAATTACAGGTGCAAAATAATAGCTTAATGTTGCAATTGAAACTGTTGTATATTTATATGCCTGAAAAAGGAATATCCAGTTAAAACCCATTGCTATACCTGAAAGAAAAAGTGCAGGAAGATCCTTTTTTATATCTGAGAACGAAATTCTCTTTCCACTTATAATCTTATATATGCAAATTACTACTGCTGCTGTTATTGCCCTAAAAAGCGCAATTTCCCCAGAAGAAATCGGAATATTTTTTACAAAAATCGAAATAGTTCCAAAAATCGCCATTGAAAAAATAATTTTAAGTTTTGCTTGCATCTTATCGTTCCTCTTTCATTAAAATATTGCCATAAAATGTATTATTATTTTGATCTGTATATTTCATCACTTCTTCTCCTGCAAAAGTAATTTCCCCCTTCTCTTTTAAATATCCTTCTTCTTGTAAAATATCCCACACATGGGCACCAACATGTCCCAATAAACGATTATTGCAAATAAAATATACGGCTTTTTTATTTTTTATCATTTTACGTTTCCCCTTTTCTTATATTTATCTCCATTTAGTTGACTGCGTCCAATATTTATTGTAGTCATTTTTGAGGACTGTGTCAACTAATTTTATATTTTTCATATAACAAAAAAACACAAGAAATTTTGCCAACTTCTCATGTTTTTTAAGACTGCTTTATTTTTTATACTTAATTTAACAATTTTATAAATCTAAATCCCAACGTTCTTCCACAACGCCTTCTCCCCATTCCGATTTATCATAACTTGCAGTTTTTTGGAATCCGCGACATTCATAAATATGCCTTGCTATTATCTGCGCACTGATTGTTAACAGAAAAACATGTTTATACTTCTTCTCTCTGCAGAAATCAAGTGCTATATCCATAAGTTTATTTCCATATCCTCTGCCTCGCATTTCTGGTTCAAGCATAAAAAAGCGTAATTGTGCAGTTTCATCATCCACCTTTGCTATTGCAATACTTCCAGCAGGATTTCCATTGCATTCTAAAATGTTTAAACAATCAGTTTTTAAATTAAAATTATTTGCAAACTGGTAAACAATATTATCAACATAATCAAAAAAGACATTTGATAAATGCCGTTCAGCATAATATAGAGTCTTATGGCGTGAAATTACATACTCTATATCGCTTGAAGTGAATGGCCGGATATTGATAACATCTGTAACATCCGATAATTTATTCTTAATCATCATCATTGCATCAAAAACAAGTTTTTGATTTTTTTCATCCATTTTATTAAATAAGTTACTGATTTGCTCACTCTGTATATCATTTAATTTATTAAAATCATTTCGGCCCTTTTCAGTAAGCTTAATATAGTTAATACGGCTATCTGCAGCTGATTGCGTCTTATCTATAAGTCCCTTTTTTTCAAATCTTGCAATCATGCGGCTCATAAAACTCCTATCAATGTCAAGCTGATTTACTAATACATTAGCAGTACATCTATCTGTTTTGCCAATCTCAAACAGTACCCTTGCTTCTGTTAAGGAATATCCTTCAGCCATAATCTGCCCGTTCAAGAGATTTAAAATGTTTGAGTAAAATCTATTGAATCCCATAGCCTCAGAAATCATATCCATTGAAATCATACTTACACCTCCAACAATCCAAAATTTATATATTAAAACTTTACCAGTCACATTTATAAAAAATATTTATATTTATTTTTTAGATAATACCAACATTTACCCGTTGATATTTTAACACATTTATGAAAGAATGTCATACTGCATCTTTCTTAAATCTATTTCTTATTTGTACCTGAATTATAAAAAAAATTATCATTATGTTATCAAAATGTTTGCATAATATTATAATTCTGATGAATAAAAATACTATTATAAAATATATTATATATATAGAACAAAACTTACAATATCCACCTTTATACGATAAGTTATTTTTAATAATTCATTATCCAATTACGGTAAATTTCGCATTTATTTATGATATGGTTCACCATTCATAATCCTAAACTTTTTTCATTATTGTAGGTCTTATATATATTCGCTTCAACTGCTCATTACAGTCATACTGCTATAAAATGTTTATTTACGTTTTATAGTTTTTTCAGTTGTCTCCCTCACTAAAAATGAGATTTAATATTAATTTATTTTGAGTACTTACTCTACATAAATATATTATTATTATAATATATTTCGTCGATATTTTTCCATAAAATATTAAAAATGCCACAACCTCATTTCTAAATGTTGTGGCATTTAAAATCTGTTATTTTCTCTTTGTATAGTCTGTAATACCTAGTCTATTTCCAAATGGATCTTCAAATTCTACAGCCATTCCTGTCATTATTTCAAAAGGTTCAGACAAAAATTTAACACCATTTTCTTTTAATTTACTATACTCATCTTCAACATTTTCAACTTCAAACCAGATTGTTGGCTTAATATCTGGGAATAGTCTTTCATCTTTTAAAATAATTGCCGGCTCTTCGTCTCCAATATTAAAAGCAATCATTCCTTTTTTAGAAAAATCAAATTTTAATTTTAATCCTAAGGTGCTTTCATAATACTTTCTAGCCTCTGCTAAATTGCTCACTCCCATAAAAAAGTTATCATAGTTCTTCATTATAAATTCCTCCTATTATTTTTATTCTCATCTATCTATTTATGTATTTCATGCATTAAAGTTTATCTATTCTGTATATTATTTAATACTTATTAAATATAATACTTTATAAGTTATTTATTAATAATTATAGGAGGTCTATATAAGTGTCCTTTTCAAATAAATCTTCTTCCAACCGCCAGGCTAACGAAAATATGCTAATTAATTCTTCTCACATAGGAAACGATACTATTGTTATGGTTGGATCCTTTGGTTCTATTCTTGTTTCTAGAGATGATGGATTAACTTGGCATTCAAAAACTTCAGGCACTTCTAATGATCTTAATTCAATTGCCTTTGGAAATAATACCTTTATTGCAGTTGGATCCTCCGGTACTATTCTTATTTCTAGAGATATCGGTAAAACTTGGCGTTCAAAGACTGCTGGTACTTCTAACGACCTTAATTCAATTACCTTTGGAAATAATATATTTATTGCAGTTGGATCCTCTGGCACTATTCTTATTTCTAGAGATAACGGGGTAACTTGGCATTCGAAAATTTCAGGTACTTCTAAAAATCTCACTGGAATTGTATTGGCTAACAACAACTTTGTTGCATATGGATCTTCAATTACTGTTATTTCCACAAATATTGGCCGCACTTGGCATTCTACGTAATCCAGACAATTAACTAATTATAATAAGCTTACTAAGTTGATAGTAATTTTTTTCATAAACATTTACCCATTAAATAAATATAATAATAAAGAGTAACACTCATTTCTTTTGATGTGTTACTCTTTATTATGTTTTACGTAAGTCTTAAACTACTGTGCGGTTTATTAGAATTTCGTATTGAAAAATCGTAAATTCGATCTCTTGTATGATTTCTTTCTAACAATGTTTTCTTCATTTTTGGCAAAATAGAATATCCCATCGATTTTAATACTTTATATCCTTCATCAATAGCTTTAACAATTTGAGTTGAAATTTTTTTGCTTTTAGCAACTTTATGTAAATTTCCATCACATGCATATGAAGCATAACAAAGAGTATTATAGATAGACTTAAAATTATACCAGTAGATCATTATTTAGTTTTTAATTAAATATTTCCTGTATCTATCTACTTTGACTGCATATGTTTTGTAGTCTCTTTAACTGCTTTTGCAACAAGCAAATAATAGTCTCCTCATCTTCAGTTTTTGTTCCAACATACTCTAGCGAAACAATATCTGGATTAGACTGATTAAGTACCCATTCTAACAATCTATAATCTTCTTCCTTCATAGATTCATGTGTATCTGCTGGAAAACCATCTTTATCAAAACCAGAGCCATTTACGTGAATTTCTACAATTCGATCAAGAGGTAGCTTAGAAATATAATCATAAACATCCAATCCATGATACTGTGCAGTAATCTTTGCATGTGATATATCAAGTAAAAATGATACATTATTATCTACAAGCAATCTGTTAATTTGTTCTGGCCTAAAATAGGGATAATGATCATATACTCCCCTATCTTCTGGTGTATCTGGAATGTTTTCAAGTAGTAGCGGAACTGACATGTTATTTTTAAATATCTGAATGTTTTCACACATTTTCTCATATATATTTTCTTCTGTCATTCCTTGATACATATCAGAGTTTTTAAGTGTAAGGTGTAATCCATAATGAGGAGAACTACAATCTTTAATTAATTTATTTGCTAAATCAAAATCTACTATTTCTATATTATTCATTCCAGTACATTCAAAGTTTCCTAAGCCATGAAGTAGTATTGGACGTAATGATCGCATTTTAGCAAACTGTTCATTAAATGTTCCATAAGCACCAGCTTTAATATAATCTACGTTAACCGCATCTCTTTCAATAAGAATTTCCAATGCTTTCGACCAGTTGCACCCAATATACATAATAAACCTCTCTCCTTATATATCTCGCATAACATTTGCTAACCGAAATTATTTGATAATTTTTTAATTACAATAAAACATATAATCTTTTACCAGTATAAATTAATTATAACATTAATTGCAAATCCTACATTATTCAATTTTCAAAGAGCATTTCTTAATTTAATACTCACTTTAAGAATATTGTGGATTAATTAATATCTCTTACTTTCAATAATAATATCATCTGCAATAACACTAAATTCATGTAAAGTTAATAAGCCTTGAGAAGAGAGAAATAGAACTTGAAATTCAAATCCTCCAGTATCAGACAAATGTACTTCTTCATCAATCCATATATCTCCTACAATATCATCTACCGTTTCAAGTTGAATAACATTTTTAAATATTAATATATAGCATTCTAGTTCTATAATTAACATATCATTACTTTCTTTTTTCAATGATAATAAAGTATTATCATGAAAATAATAATTTCTTAATTCTTGCAGACTTAATGGCAATTTCTGTTTTATATTTTCATATTCAGTCTTATATAGACTACATAGATTTTTCCACTCATTTGCCATTTCTTTAATTCTTTCATAAAGTTTTTGTGACACTTCTTTATCAGTAAATTCTTTTCCTTGAAGAATATCCTCTTTTACTTCTGGAATATACTTAAACAACAATGCGTCAAGCACTATATCATTCTTATGGCCGCCGTTATAGAACTCATCCAACTGACGCATCCATTTTTCTTTATTATCAGTCCTTAAAGGGAACCTCCCTCTTATTTGCGTTTTTTCATATATCTCACTTGTAAAGTACCTCATAACTAATATACATGCCTCCAAATATTTATTAAGCTTTAATATAATATTAAGCTTATGTTACAATTTACCATTTATTGAACATATTTAATTATTTTTAGATGATTTATTTAATATAAATGTTAAAGTAGTGTCTTGCATGTTTTTTTATTAAGTACAATACTTGTGATTATCATTCATTTTTTCTTGATTTTTCTTTTAATAAAAGATAGATATTGAGCAAAATTCCTAGTGTCCCAATAACTCCTGATATAATACGATTTTACAATATGGTATTTATTTTTATTGATTCATGATATAAGAATATTACGTGACTCATATTTTACTCTTTGAAATGTGCAATAAGAAATTTTTTAATGTCCTCATTATTGTATTTAACATTTCTATGCTTTTTAATACATCTAAACATTCAAGACTATGATTTCCTTCATCAATTTGTACTAATTTAATATTTTTCCTACTCTCTAGTGCATTCATATTTAAACTATTAATTTTTCCATCATCTTTACCTGTAACAACAAGACATGGATAATTTACCATATATTTAACTGTCTCATTTACTGGCGTTAAATAAACATGCACTTGTTCATAATCTCTCAATTCTTTAGATAATCTATTTTGGATAATAGTTCCTAAACTTTTACCAATAAAAATTATTTTTTTATAATTTTCACTCAAACATTTTATTAAAACTTGTTCTGATTCTCTAACTAAAATATCAAGTTCTTCATTAATGTCAAAATTTTTATGTAGAATTTGAAATCCATAATCTACATAAAGAACATCTAATCCAAGTTCTAATGATATTTTACTTGAATAATACATAAGTGGTTTATCATTTGTATATCCTTCTCCTGGAAGAATGACAGCCAAAACATCACTATTCTGCTTAATACATTTATTTGATAGAGTTTCTCCCCAGTAGGATTTAAATTGAATATTTGTTTCATTCATAGACATATCCCTCCATTAATGTTGAGTAAAAATAATTCTTTCGCAACAAAATACTATTATAAATCAATTATAGCATAATTTGTAAACATCATATTATTCAATTATCAAAGAGCACTTCTTAATTTGATACGCGCTTTCTACATACTGCCTAACATCTTAGAATTACGTAATGGAATAATCTTTATTCTGAATATATTTTTTTGCCTTTCACATAATAAAATTTGAATGATTTAATATTGAAAGGCGGTCAATCTAATGAAAAAATTTATTATATTCTCAATTTTATTATTTTTATCTTTTAATATATTATTATCAGCATCTGTATTTGCAGTTACTAATTTTAAAGAGGGTATTTATCAATTATCTAATTTTAATGTTTCACCTAATAATCGGTATACTATTCAAAATATTTCTCCTAGTCAAAGTGTGTACGTACTCCTTTTTGATGAAAATCAACTCCAAATACAGTCTATACGCTTAAAACCTAATTCAGAAAATTATAGTCTACTACCTTTGCAGCCCAACTACAGACTTATAGTAGTTGGTAACGGAGAAGTAATTATTCAATAAAAGGCACTTTAAAAGTGTCTTTTTTATTTAGTGTAACACGTTAATTTACAATTTACGCAAATTCCTTTATTGATTCTGGAAACAAAATAGTAATCAACTTATTCATCAATCTTTTCCGATTTCTAGTCACAGTACTCTGATCTTTCTCCAGTCTTTCAGAAATCTTCTCATCTGTTTCAAGCTTATCTTTTTGTAAATTTAAATATTTCAATTGTATAATATCAAAGTATTTATCTTCTCCAAAGCATTTTCTATTCTTCTCAAGTCTCTAATTTCTCTGCCTTGTATTTTTCTATAAGCTGTATGTACCTTTCTTCTGAGCTTATACCTCCACCTAAAGTTTGATAAATTATTATAGATCCGCTGGATTAAGGTAATCCATTCTGTTTAATATTCTCTATATCCTCATAGCTTTCACAATATTTAACCAATAATTTATACAATATCATTTCTAATATATTTTTCATCACTTTTCCTCCAATCTATATATTTCATAACTTAGTAGAATTGCATAATAAAAAAATCGCAAATTCAATCTCACTTGAATGATGCGATTTTCAAAGTAACTATTTACTATATTATTGTAATTAAGTTTATACATAAAATATTCTACAATAACTATCTTGATTCAATATCTATTTTTTTAAGTATATCTTTAATATGCTTAGTAGCCTTACCTAATTCTTCATCAAAAATCATATGTCCACTATAATTAAAATTTATAATCTCCAACTCTTTTATTGATCCTTCATATTTCAATATATCTTCAGCTGTTAAATTGGACTGGATATCAGATTCTAAATCTGTTCCTCTGAATATCCATACTGGACATTTCACATTATTTAAATCGTTATAGAATTCTTTATACGTTGATTCCTTTTCTATTCCTTCTAATGCATCAGAAGTAACATAATTATCTAACTTAATTCCATTGTATATCATATTAATCCAAAATTTTGCGGCACCTTTCTCTAATTTGGAATGAATACCTGGATAATCAACAATAATAATTCCATTAGCAATTTCTGCATTAGCTACCAAATAGCCAAGCATATATGAAACACCTTTTGAAAAACCTAAAAATAATGGTTTATTAATTGGCTCATTTCCAATTACACAAGCAAGGTCAGACACATGATCACTCCAATCAAATCCTGACTTTGGTGTACTGCTCCCACCACGTCCACGATAACTAAGTGCAATACAATGTCTTCCAGTAAGACGCGAAATTAATGGTAGTGCTCTAATTGCAGGTTCCCATATTCCCATTGATAATATTAACGTTGATTTCTCATTGACTTCATTACTTACATAATACTCAATTTCAGTTCCATTATTATTTACTATTTTTCTTATTATATTTCCTTCCATAAATTACATCCTCTCTCCTAAAGTAAATCAAACATTAATTATACCCGCCAAGAATTTCATTTTCTTTTTCACTTAACTTGCAGATATTTCATTATTATATCATAATTTACAGACATTACATCATTCAATTTTCAAAAAGCATTAGTTATAAGTTTCTACTCCCTTTCTACATATGATTATTTGTACTCTTCTTTCCCTATCAAAACATTTATTAAATAAATTAACCTATCAGAATCTTTCATATCTCTTTCTATACTTTCTTTCGGCATAACACTTGCGCATTCTTGGCAATCGCCTACTAAGGCCACCGCTGTTTCACACATAGCTTTTTTAATTAGTTCCCAATCTTCTCTCTTAAATCCGTTATATATAATATCTGTCTCAACATTATTGTTTTTAAAGTTAGAAATCCAATTTAATATATCCAATGCCAATTGATTATTTTGTGTAAAATTTGAATATGTCTTAAGTGCTTCTACTGCTGCTGTATCTTTATTAGGTCTTAATACAAAGCAATCATCTACTATACTTCCATCTTCAATTTTAGTATCATTGTATTTTACTTTTAATCCTTTCATCTTCTTAAACCTCCTTAAAATAGTAAAATTGCGTAATAAAAAAATCGCAAATTCAATCTCTTGAATAATACGATTTTACAATTTAGCCTTTAATCTTATTAATTCATTATTTAAGAAAAATATATATTAACTCAACTACACATTATGCTTTGCAGAAGTGTTATTTTTGTTTCATTTCAAAAGCAATCCACCGTCCGTCTATATCTTCTAACACAAATTCCATATTATGAAATCTAAATACCTTGACTTCCTGTAAATTCTAACAAATATTATGGTTACTTAACTTTGTTTTCTCTCTATAATTTCACCACTATTTTTCAAAATACTATTCTCTGGAATATAACCCCTCACAGAACATAATGGATAAACAATACTACTTTTTCCTAATATTGTCCCTGGGTTTAAAACTGTATTACATCCTACTTCCGCTGAATCACCTAATATTGCACCAAATTTTCTTAAACCAGTTTCAATAATATCTGTACCATATTTTACTTTTACTAAAGTTCCGTTGGACTTCAAATTAGAGGTTATAGCACCTGCCCCCAAATGGGCTTTATAACCTAATATTGAATCACTAACATAATTATAATGCGGAACCTGCACTTTATTAAATAGAATTGAATTTTTAATTTCAGTTGAGTTTCCAACGACAACATTATTACCAATGATAACATTTTCTCTAATGTAAGCGGAATGCCTGATTTCGCAATTATAACCGATAATCGCTGGACCTTTTATCAGAACACTTTTTTCAATAGTAGTGCCTTTTCCAACCCATATAAATTCCTCTATTCTTTCAAAATCATTTGGCAAAGTTTTTGCATACTCAAAAATGAAAGTATTAATTCTTGTAAGAACTTCCCAAGGATGCTTAACCCCTCCAAATATTGCTTGTGCGTCTAATTCTCTCAATGTAAAAAGTTCATCAACGGAAATGCCCATAATAATCCTCCTTAATGTATTTCACAATATATTACTATAATGTTTTATAGTAATAATCCATAGTAACTAAAGATTTATATAATAACCTTTCATTTTATTCTACTTCATTGCTTTTGAATAAAGTTCAGCCCATGCCGGAAAAAAACCAGCGTTAACAGCAATATTCTGCGAATTAATATGCGATTCCACAGTACCATAGAATGGTATTTTACCTCGCTTTAAAATCTCATTTTTTAAAAGCCCAACTAAGTTTGTTCCTATACCCATCCCCCGGTATTTGGGCAAAACATCAATTCCTATCTGCCATATAGTTTCACCATCTGAACTAGCTCCTGCCATACCCATTATATGGTTTTCTTCCACGGCAGCAACTGCAAGCATATCTGGGTGATTTTTATCGAAGGCAAAAGCCTCTTGAAATCTATCATCATCTTTAAATTGAAAAATATCTTCATACTCATACCATTTTACATCAGTAATTGGCTTTACCTCTACTACATTGGAATTCGGAAGATAATAATGATGAACATCTGCAATTTCATGACCAAATTCCTGTAATTTTTTATCAATTACTCGAAGCTTTGGATATTCAAAAAGCCATGCGGCATTTTTCCTCACCAATTCTTCTTGACACCAGGGCATAATTTGGGATGATGCGCTGATAATTGCTATATTGCCAAAGCAAACTGCTTTAAAAAAGCATCCATCGCTCTCATATATACGCCTTCCTGTAATAAGTCTATTTTCAACTATTGTATTTTCTTTTTTCAAAAAATCAGACAACTGACAATTATAATCTATCATCAATTGAGCTTTAGCAATTTCTAAAATATCAGCTTTTGTATTCATAAATTTATCCCCTTTATATTTTCTAACTAATCTCTATTTAACTTTATTTTCCTATTCTACATCAATTATAACATAAATTGTAAATATCACATTTAGCTATCTATTTCATATAATAAAAATAGATCTATATATTAATTTTATTAAGTCCATATATTGCAGCTCCTCTTTGCAGGAGCTTATTTTTTTATTAATAAGCACTATGAACTTTCTACATCTTGAATATTTGTTTCCCAAGTTCACATAATAACAATATACTTTAGATAAAATTTAACTTTAAAGGTGGTAAAAATGATGAGAAAATTCTTCATTATATTTTCTATTTTTTTATTTCTATCAATTAGTCTACATACAATATCTGCTTTTGCTCAACAAACTAAGACCTTGACTCAAGGTATTTATAATGTAAGAGATAATAACTTATTAATAGGTTCTGCCATTACTGTGAAAATGGCAGAACCTAATGACAAAGCTATTATTCTAGTTCTTGATCCCGAACAAACTATACATGCACTAGTAATATTGGATCCTACAATTCCTCAACAGGTTTTACCTCCTCTTGACTATGACTATTCACTTGTAATTTATGGAACCGGCGGTGTAGTATTATCATAAAAGGCACTTTTAAAGTGTCTTTTTTAATTTATTACTTTAAATTTACAAACTGCTTAGCATAATAGAATCGTATAGTAAAAAAATCGCAAATTCATTTTCTTGAATAATGCGATTTTATAATTTGCTATTTATTTTTAGTGATTCATAATTTGAGAAGAATGTGCAAAACATTATATTCTGATAAATTTAAATTTGTTGCTTGGAAATAACCATATTCAAATCATCCCACAGCAAAACCGATGAATTAGATGGTGTCCCTTCAAAATAGTCAATAAAATCTTTATAGAGCTTTGCACCTAAATGAGTATATATTCCTTCTGCTCTATCATTTTCTTTTACAATGCAGATGGACATTTTTTCATATCCGTTATTATAAGCATATTTACCAATTGTAAAAATCAATTTTTTCCCGAGTCCACCACCTTGCAATGATTGCAAAATATGCAACGAATCAAGTAACAGACATTTCTTCAAATCAGCATATGGCTTGTATGCTGCAAAGCCAATTATCATATCATTTTCGTCTACGGCAACAAAGGCACCTTGCTTATCTGTATGAATATATGATAACCACTTTTCTTTTGAATGTTCATATGTCATGCTTTTCAAAAAAGAATCTGGTAAAATGCCTAGATAAGTTGTCCTCCAATTTTCAGTATATATTTTAGCAATAGCTTGTAGATCATTGTCTGTTATTGGTCTAATAGCCATATTTATTCCTCCTAATAATAGTTTTGATTAAAATATTATATCACTTTAAACCTCTTAGGTTCCTCTCTTGCTTTTGAGTTGGTTTGATTGCGATGTTGAGACCAAAATAATAGCATAAACTTAAGATATATAATAAACTTTGCAGTAGCACCATCTTAAATTTATGCACCTCAATATGGTATTTACAGTTCCCCCGCATAATTTTTTTGTATGGCGCAACAAAAAAAATCGCAAATTCAATCTTTTGAATAATACGATCTTATAATTTGCTATTTATTTTTAGTCTTTATAATTTAAGAAAACTACAAAGAACTTATGCAAACTAACCATATAAGAGTTTTATATCCATATAAACACATAAAAATCATAAGGCAAACCCAATAATACTACATACTTACCATCTTTTGAGAATGTTCCAAAGCACCAATCACCAGATAAGTATTCATAATGAAATTGACAGGATATTTGTCCAGTTTTTTCTTGGACTTTAATAATTAATTCATCATTATCCATTAATAGCTCTTCACCTTTAGGGCTGTGTAAAATTGCTCTCCTCCAAAGAGTCCATAAATAGTATATGCTTTATCTATATATGATAATATATTTTGCTCTTGTCAAATAATTCTCCACCCTCTGGAATACTATTATCATTAACTACAATCTCACCTGAAGAAAGATCAATAATATGAATACCCTCATATTAAATAAGTGCTATTTCATTGTCTAAAGGTAGAGAAAACCCAATAAACCGTTCTGCGATATATTTAGGTAACCTTACTGCTTCCCACATATATTAACCTCCAATGGATACTTGTGCCATAATCTATTTACCTTAATTAGGTCGTTATTAGTTACAAGTTTGTAGCAACTACAAAACTGTAATTGATGTAAATTGTAAGAAATTTATGTATAACTATTAAATATATAATCTTGAACCTTTTCAATTAATTTGGGTTGAATGAGCGGATATGTCCATTCTGTAGGAAGACCATCAAACATACAAATATTTTCTATTTCTGATATTGGTAATTTTTTAAAAGTCTTAATATCTGCATAATA harbors:
- a CDS encoding DMT family transporter; translated protein: MQAKLKIIFSMAIFGTISIFVKNIPISSGEIALFRAITAAVVICIYKIISGKRISFSDIKKDLPALFLSGIAMGFNWIFLFQAYKYTTVSIATLSYYFAPVIVMAACPIFFKERLTIKQVVCFVMATLGLIMVIGVSGIGKYSNNLIGIGFGLGAAVLYATVVLFNKFIKNVTGIDKTLIQFFAAIIILTPYVFATTGIHIGSLENTGIINLLILGIIHTGICYCLYFSSLKDLKGQEASILSYVDPLIAIIASVTILGESILPMQIIGGIMILGFTLLNEIKLKPRRFYGIANNKENKASNMPK
- a CDS encoding helix-turn-helix domain-containing GNAT family N-acetyltransferase, translated to MISMDMISEAMGFNRFYSNILNLLNGQIMAEGYSLTEARVLFEIGKTDRCTANVLVNQLDIDRSFMSRMIARFEKKGLIDKTQSAADSRINYIKLTEKGRNDFNKLNDIQSEQISNLFNKMDEKNQKLVFDAMMMIKNKLSDVTDVINIRPFTSSDIEYVISRHKTLYYAERHLSNVFFDYVDNIVYQFANNFNLKTDCLNILECNGNPAGSIAIAKVDDETAQLRFFMLEPEMRGRGYGNKLMDIALDFCREKKYKHVFLLTISAQIIARHIYECRGFQKTASYDKSEWGEGVVEERWDLDL
- a CDS encoding VOC family protein gives rise to the protein MKNYDNFFMGVSNLAEARKYYESTLGLKLKFDFSKKGMIAFNIGDEEPAIILKDERLFPDIKPTIWFEVENVEDEYSKLKENGVKFLSEPFEIMTGMAVEFEDPFGNRLGITDYTKRK
- a CDS encoding DUF692 family multinuclear iron-containing protein, whose protein sequence is MYIGCNWSKALEILIERDAVNVDYIKAGAYGTFNEQFAKMRSLRPILLHGLGNFECTGMNNIEIVDFDLANKLIKDCSSPHYGLHLTLKNSDMYQGMTEENIYEKMCENIQIFKNNMSVPLLLENIPDTPEDRGVYDHYPYFRPEQINRLLVDNNVSFLLDISHAKITAQYHGLDVYDYISKLPLDRIVEIHVNGSGFDKDGFPADTHESMKEEDYRLLEWVLNQSNPDIVSLEYVGTKTEDEETIICLLQKQLKRLQNICSQSR
- a CDS encoding DUF4085 family protein, whose translation is MRYFTSEIYEKTQIRGRFPLRTDNKEKWMRQLDEFYNGGHKNDIVLDALLFKYIPEVKEDILQGKEFTDKEVSQKLYERIKEMANEWKNLCSLYKTEYENIKQKLPLSLQELRNYYFHDNTLLSLKKESNDMLIIELECYILIFKNVIQLETVDDIVGDIWIDEEVHLSDTGGFEFQVLFLSSQGLLTLHEFSVIADDIIIESKRY
- a CDS encoding alpha/beta hydrolase, which gives rise to MNETNIQFKSYWGETLSNKCIKQNSDVLAVILPGEGYTNDKPLMYYSSKISLELGLDVLYVDYGFQILHKNFDINEELDILVRESEQVLIKCLSENYKKIIFIGKSLGTIIQNRLSKELRDYEQVHVYLTPVNETVKYMVNYPCLVVTGKDDGKINSLNMNALESRKNIKLVQIDEGNHSLECLDVLKSIEMLNTIMRTLKNFLLHISKSKI
- a CDS encoding alpha/beta hydrolase; this encodes MEGNIIRKIVNNNGTEIEYYVSNEVNEKSTLILSMGIWEPAIRALPLISRLTGRHCIALSYRGRGGSSTPKSGFDWSDHVSDLACVIGNEPINKPLFLGFSKGVSYMLGYLVANAEIANGIIIVDYPGIHSKLEKGAAKFWINMIYNGIKLDNYVTSDALEGIEKESTYKEFYNDLNNVKCPVWIFRGTDLESDIQSNLTAEDILKYEGSIKELEIINFNYSGHMIFDEELGKATKHIKDILKKIDIESR
- a CDS encoding UDP-N-acetylglucosamine pyrophosphorylase, whose protein sequence is MGISVDELFTLRELDAQAIFGGVKHPWEVLTRINTFIFEYAKTLPNDFERIEEFIWVGKGTTIEKSVLIKGPAIIGYNCEIRHSAYIRENVIIGNNVVVGNSTEIKNSILFNKVQVPHYNYVSDSILGYKAHLGAGAITSNLKSNGTLVKVKYGTDIIETGLRKFGAILGDSAEVGCNTVLNPGTILGKSSIVYPLCSVRGYIPENSILKNSGEIIERKQS
- a CDS encoding GNAT family N-acetyltransferase, with protein sequence MNTKADILEIAKAQLMIDYNCQLSDFLKKENTIVENRLITGRRIYESDGCFFKAVCFGNIAIISASSQIMPWCQEELVRKNAAWLFEYPKLRVIDKKLQEFGHEIADVHHYYLPNSNVVEVKPITDVKWYEYEDIFQFKDDDRFQEAFAFDKNHPDMLAVAAVEENHIMGMAGASSDGETIWQIGIDVLPKYRGMGIGTNLVGLLKNEILKRGKIPFYGTVESHINSQNIAVNAGFFPAWAELYSKAMK